The Rhodothermia bacterium genome includes a region encoding these proteins:
- a CDS encoding tandem-95 repeat protein, translated as MRSCYFWVLGFLFCLIPPPLFAQTTYTWTGKSGSSWGNPENWNPIGVPKEGDSAILDLATGNTTVEVSPNDFVSLNLLKVASPAIVLKAPSVQVIKLHLENGALRGGFYSVNDGFVWNGGRLDGVSMSVFGVSEMYGNQLILIKSNLLYQSDLNVISPQDNPMSVIMQGGSLSTYFGSRSMHISGEQDVYFEADLASEPITSINISGQLTKAGGGKATLSGVLMFGDILVEKGSLEMKMQETLGNPFYWFTNAGVSVAEGGTLSLTAAHEKHEITSFAAFSGAGDYFFNLGNWNFTVFQAGSNLPKKEAKQNTSIGVGGQMFFVGGSASIEATADVNIGRLSINEGAQVFLKTNTFVNDLSVSHATLSLEKDLLAQRAYVDAGRIQGGRLEVRENANFLADLSGETRPMNHLGNGIQFLTTGSAYVRRNVTLQLENKAHWTVTGTARFDPGSEVILSDGDLHNQGVVFQEEANILTIKERSGAIENTGNWDVLLTNNSTKPLRSSTSRTAQTSSKIASDYTNKGILTVSSGSLEISGTFLNEFDATLAGSQDLVLSGATTNRGIFSPGNDQSYNRFGTLTIVPSGDPASINNIDLQMDLSSNQQDLFKVNGTLDLAGSVNVVDVDGSVADEPIGRVFNIIEAENLNFNKPSFTLPPLGEGKQWSINREGGIVFLRIDATTPTNQPPVAVNDDVTIDEDTDFPLTQLLTNDFDPDKHTFSLDDRTSPKNGTFVLNEQQQLVYLPDANFFGTDTFTYRIKDSQGAVSSFATVRITIRAVNDAPVAKDDGFGTSEDTPITMDLLKNDSDLDNDPITIQVVSQPQNGTFTFSPQTLQYVYSPKANYYGEDQFTYQAKDPTGALSVLATVFVKITPINDAPLARPNQYQTGFNQRLTVAAPGILDNDEDVDGDQLTAVLEGSPASGILTLLPNGGFTFDPAKDFTGEMNFGYFARDPDGAGSDVVRVVITVGENPNQPPVAVEDRVSTNEDTPLVLNLIANDTDPNQDPITIATFTSPKNGTLALNQQGQLVYTPNKDFNGNDAFVYVAKDPSGANSNEALVFITIIPINDAPTAADDQYVTNEDTQVLLDLLGNDKDVDGDLITVEIVDQPKKGQVFLNQQGQRFYHPNTNINGLDQFTYRAKDLSGAVSQTVTVTITISPINDAPIASNDAYETDEDFPVTLLLTANDADPDNDFSLSDERVSIENTPKNGVVAKNQQGAWVYTPNGDFNGSDTFTYSITDPQGLTSNHATVTIIILPVNDVPSAKEDQVTTPEDVPVSLNLTVNDSDPDGDVLTAQPITQPKHGALALVNNLWIYTPNKDFFGADDFTYQAKDPQQAGSNTAQVKIIVTPVNDPPVATADNYTTDEDVSILLDLLANDSDAEGGTLTVVIASSPKNGTFTFDQQGQRIYKPNPDFNGSDEFMYLVQDTDNARSEAVKVNITVRPINDAPIATENTYQTNFNTTLNVQAPGILANDSDVDGDVLEAVLISNVSSGTLTLLANGGFTFVPLAGFTGEVGFTYQAKDPSGARSGVAQVTITVGANPNRPPVAVKDEITTDEDTAVNLNLLANDTDPNQDPLTIEVLTQPAKGLLSTNQQGQLVYTPNKDVNGVDTFTYRAKDPAGATSGAATVTLTIRPVNDPPIAQPDRYSTNEDTQVILNLVANDSDVDGDVLTVGVVSQPTNGTLGFDQQNNRVYKPNANFFGADQFTYRVTDTSGATSVTVAVDITVVSVNDAPIANNDVYQATAGTTLDILTPGVLANDTDVEQTVLTAVLVTNSTTGNVVLRPDGGFSFTTPLSFSGTAIFTYQAQDANGARSNSATVTLQVQAAQNRPPNAVDDNVVVNEDTFVTLNLLANDTDPENDELTVIVLSQPQRGILLDQEGSLRYVGNTDINGSDQFTYQVRDGVGNLSNIATVRMTILPVNDPPNAVNDESTTDEDVAIDLAVLGNDVDVDLNDVLRVASFTNPPNGSVIVLPNGALRYTPVRNFNGLDFFTYVVQDAAGERSGTARVNLVVRPVNDPPKGVEDTYQTAFNQALTIASPGVLENDNDPDTGDKLVAILEQKPESGDFVLQESGGFTFTPAKDFSGAITFRYVVRDAAGASSTPVNVTIDVGQNPNRAPVALDDQFTTLEDQASDFKVLANDRDPNGDPLEVTSITQPTNGSVVQTQNGLLRYTPKPDFNGSDTFGYVASDPKGLTSNAAIVHVSVTPVNDPPIAVNDAAITDKNAPVMINVLANDRDIDGDQLTFGVILQPTKGTLSSNTQGQLVYTPNRNVTGEDAFTYAAVDPSGAKSNTATVTLNIRNSNSAPIATADRTQTAEDTPIAILVLQNDSDPDEDALTILLDTLPTHGTVEVLNSQVQYKPNKDFNGFDQFRYRVQDTGNLFSLPVLVTVEVTPVNDAPIAQTDAYEAEFATPINIPAPGVLANDRDVDGDPLTAVLQANVPSGTLTLSPDGSVLFVPASGFFGDINFTYRAKDATGAFSETVTVALSIKQNPNRAPVALNDAAATNMNLPVTVTVLQNDQDLDGDRLLVTLSGIAASNGTATVNSNQTITYAPNRGFLGTDRFEYTISDGKGGRASALVQVEVQAITYRLLEVNSLGNAARAWGINDAGEIVGVTKNASGQDRAFFWNNNGLITIGNTVGQALGLSETGIITGYMRSPAGTDEAFLWRAAEPLAPVQFLGHLGGGFSIGNAVSNSGKVIGASFDNNNRMQAFSFAGKMENLHTFGEKPQSEAFDINLAGVVTGLIYDGTGAAQAFRNQTVLAGDSRAYRINNLDVIVGSRQSGEVVEAVRWNGTTATTLTSLSGTFAEAYGISDMGWIVGAGTLSGAALYKQENDRIGPEIQAHKAAFSARMERVYTTAALSTRAVLWLDDKTFDLNALIPPGTGWVLKEARDVNRNGQIVGYGLLNGKTRAFLLNPATNTAPIAIQDGLAVNHHASAQINVLDNDLDPDADRLQILGVFGAKHGVVEWQANGQVRYVPNSSFKGADGFTYVVGDGVGGTHYADVVVSGTSVANEGESIPVETNLLAVYPNPATYQAEIVFRLANPQIVNLTLFDLLGRKVQSIRSNTQFVAGEHHVVLNNTAIPNGVYFVRMEAGHYAKSLRVIINR; from the coding sequence ATGCGATCATGCTATTTTTGGGTACTGGGCTTTCTGTTCTGTTTGATCCCACCCCCACTTTTTGCACAAACCACCTATACTTGGACTGGAAAATCTGGGTCTTCGTGGGGAAATCCTGAAAACTGGAATCCTATCGGGGTTCCAAAGGAGGGAGATTCCGCCATCTTGGACTTGGCTACCGGAAACACAACGGTAGAGGTTAGCCCCAACGATTTTGTTTCCCTTAACCTTTTAAAGGTTGCCTCGCCTGCCATTGTGTTAAAAGCACCCTCCGTACAGGTGATAAAGTTACACTTAGAAAATGGCGCATTACGAGGTGGTTTTTATTCGGTCAATGATGGGTTTGTTTGGAATGGCGGGCGGCTGGATGGGGTGAGCATGAGTGTTTTTGGTGTAAGTGAAATGTATGGTAATCAACTCATTTTGATAAAAAGCAACCTTTTATATCAAAGTGATCTTAATGTCATCTCTCCTCAAGACAACCCGATGAGTGTGATTATGCAGGGTGGGAGTCTTTCGACGTACTTTGGTTCCCGTTCGATGCACATCAGTGGTGAGCAGGATGTTTATTTTGAAGCTGACTTGGCCTCGGAGCCTATAACTTCTATCAATATATCAGGCCAGTTGACCAAAGCCGGTGGCGGCAAGGCAACATTGTCTGGCGTACTCATGTTTGGGGACATCCTTGTTGAAAAAGGATCACTCGAAATGAAAATGCAGGAGACACTCGGAAACCCATTTTATTGGTTTACAAATGCAGGGGTAAGTGTCGCTGAAGGAGGGACTCTTAGTTTGACTGCGGCGCACGAAAAACATGAAATCACGTCTTTTGCCGCTTTTTCTGGAGCGGGAGACTACTTTTTTAATCTGGGTAACTGGAATTTTACGGTTTTTCAAGCGGGGAGCAACCTTCCAAAAAAAGAAGCCAAACAAAACACCTCTATTGGGGTGGGAGGGCAGATGTTTTTTGTGGGTGGTTCCGCTTCTATTGAGGCGACTGCTGATGTTAACATCGGTAGGCTTAGCATTAATGAGGGTGCCCAAGTATTTTTAAAAACAAATACGTTTGTAAATGATTTGTCGGTTTCACATGCTACACTCTCTCTCGAAAAAGACCTGCTCGCACAAAGGGCTTATGTGGACGCTGGTCGAATTCAGGGTGGACGGCTTGAAGTAAGAGAAAATGCTAATTTCTTAGCCGATCTTTCAGGGGAAACACGTCCCATGAATCATCTCGGTAATGGGATCCAATTTTTGACAACAGGAAGCGCTTATGTGCGCCGCAACGTAACCCTACAGTTAGAAAATAAAGCGCATTGGACGGTTACAGGTACGGCACGCTTCGATCCGGGATCTGAAGTGATTTTGAGTGATGGCGACCTCCATAATCAAGGCGTAGTCTTTCAAGAAGAAGCAAACATCCTAACCATTAAAGAAAGAAGTGGGGCAATAGAAAATACAGGCAATTGGGATGTCCTGCTAACCAATAACTCGACGAAGCCACTACGATCAAGTACAAGCCGAACAGCCCAGACTTCCAGTAAAATCGCTTCCGATTACACCAATAAGGGCATATTGACCGTATCTAGCGGAAGTTTGGAAATCTCCGGTACTTTTCTAAACGAATTTGATGCAACCCTTGCGGGTTCTCAAGACCTCGTACTCTCTGGTGCAACAACCAATCGCGGTATCTTCTCGCCGGGCAATGACCAGAGCTATAACCGTTTCGGAACGCTTACCATCGTTCCGTCGGGTGATCCAGCATCCATTAATAATATTGACCTTCAAATGGATCTTTCAAGCAACCAACAAGATTTGTTTAAGGTAAATGGGACTTTAGATTTGGCCGGCTCGGTGAATGTGGTTGATGTGGATGGCTCTGTTGCAGATGAACCGATTGGGCGGGTTTTTAACATTATTGAGGCGGAAAACCTGAATTTTAACAAACCGTCTTTCACCTTGCCACCTTTGGGAGAGGGGAAACAATGGAGCATCAATCGTGAAGGCGGAATCGTTTTCTTGCGTATTGATGCCACTACACCAACCAACCAGCCTCCGGTTGCTGTAAATGATGACGTTACGATAGACGAAGATACGGACTTTCCATTGACGCAGTTATTAACGAACGATTTCGACCCAGACAAACATACCTTTTCCTTAGACGACCGAACAAGCCCTAAAAATGGCACGTTTGTCCTGAACGAACAACAACAACTTGTGTATCTGCCCGATGCCAATTTTTTTGGCACGGATACCTTTACCTACCGCATTAAAGACAGTCAAGGCGCCGTTTCCAGTTTTGCAACGGTACGGATAACAATAAGGGCGGTCAATGATGCACCCGTTGCCAAAGATGATGGCTTCGGAACAAGCGAGGATACCCCTATCACTATGGATTTGTTGAAAAATGACTCGGATTTAGACAACGATCCGATAACGATTCAGGTGGTAAGCCAGCCCCAAAATGGCACATTTACTTTTTCGCCACAAACGTTGCAGTATGTTTATTCGCCCAAGGCCAATTATTATGGTGAAGACCAATTCACCTATCAAGCAAAAGATCCGACTGGGGCACTTTCGGTACTCGCAACGGTATTCGTCAAGATTACCCCTATAAATGATGCGCCACTTGCACGGCCAAACCAATATCAAACGGGCTTTAACCAACGACTTACTGTGGCAGCCCCCGGTATTTTGGACAACGACGAAGATGTGGATGGCGACCAGCTAACCGCAGTTCTGGAGGGAAGCCCCGCTTCAGGCATATTAACCTTACTTCCTAACGGTGGCTTTACCTTTGATCCTGCAAAAGACTTTACGGGAGAGATGAACTTTGGGTATTTTGCTCGTGACCCAGATGGTGCAGGTTCAGATGTTGTGCGAGTGGTCATTACTGTAGGAGAAAACCCCAACCAACCTCCCGTTGCTGTTGAGGATCGGGTAAGCACAAATGAGGATACACCACTCGTACTTAATCTTATTGCCAATGATACCGACCCTAATCAAGACCCGATTACAATTGCCACTTTTACTTCTCCCAAAAATGGTACACTTGCCTTAAACCAACAAGGACAACTTGTTTACACCCCAAACAAAGACTTTAATGGGAACGATGCTTTCGTATATGTGGCTAAGGATCCATCGGGGGCAAACTCCAACGAGGCGCTGGTTTTCATTACCATTATTCCCATAAATGACGCCCCAACTGCCGCCGATGACCAATATGTGACTAATGAGGATACCCAAGTGCTGTTGGATTTGCTCGGAAATGATAAGGATGTGGATGGCGACCTGATAACAGTGGAAATCGTTGATCAACCCAAAAAAGGACAGGTTTTCTTAAACCAACAAGGACAACGATTTTACCACCCCAATACAAATATCAATGGCCTTGACCAATTTACCTATCGGGCAAAAGACCTCTCTGGAGCAGTGTCTCAAACAGTTACGGTGACCATTACCATCAGCCCCATAAACGATGCGCCCATCGCAAGTAATGATGCCTATGAAACCGATGAAGACTTCCCTGTTACGCTTTTGTTGACGGCAAATGATGCCGATCCAGACAATGATTTTTCCTTAAGCGACGAACGTGTATCCATAGAAAACACGCCAAAAAATGGTGTTGTCGCCAAAAATCAACAAGGCGCTTGGGTTTATACGCCCAATGGTGACTTTAATGGAAGTGATACCTTTACCTATTCCATCACCGATCCACAAGGCTTAACGTCAAATCATGCCACCGTAACCATCATCATTCTGCCGGTGAATGATGTACCATCAGCTAAAGAAGACCAAGTGACGACGCCCGAAGATGTGCCTGTCTCCCTCAATTTAACCGTTAATGATTCCGATCCGGATGGCGATGTACTGACCGCACAGCCCATCACTCAACCCAAACATGGAGCCTTGGCGTTGGTCAATAATCTTTGGATTTATACGCCCAATAAAGACTTTTTTGGGGCAGATGACTTTACGTATCAAGCAAAAGATCCACAACAGGCCGGTTCTAATACCGCACAGGTAAAGATTATAGTTACACCAGTAAATGACCCGCCTGTGGCAACTGCCGATAATTATACCACCGATGAGGATGTTTCCATTTTGTTAGACCTATTGGCAAACGACTCCGATGCTGAAGGAGGTACATTGACGGTCGTTATTGCCTCCAGTCCTAAAAATGGAACCTTTACCTTTGACCAACAAGGTCAACGAATCTATAAGCCCAATCCTGATTTTAATGGGTCGGATGAGTTTATGTATTTGGTGCAGGATACAGACAACGCACGTTCGGAGGCCGTTAAGGTGAATATTACCGTTCGCCCGATTAACGATGCACCTATCGCTACGGAAAATACCTATCAAACCAATTTTAATACCACGCTGAATGTGCAAGCGCCGGGCATTTTGGCAAATGACTCGGATGTGGATGGCGATGTTTTGGAAGCCGTGTTGATCTCGAATGTAAGTTCGGGAACCCTTACCTTGCTTGCAAATGGCGGGTTTACTTTTGTGCCCTTAGCTGGTTTTACGGGCGAGGTTGGTTTTACGTACCAAGCCAAAGATCCGTCAGGTGCGCGTTCTGGTGTAGCACAAGTCACCATCACGGTCGGGGCAAATCCCAATCGCCCACCCGTTGCTGTCAAAGACGAAATCACTACGGACGAAGATACCGCAGTAAACCTAAACTTGCTGGCCAATGATACCGATCCCAACCAAGATCCGCTAACGATTGAGGTCTTGACCCAGCCCGCCAAGGGGCTGCTCTCTACCAACCAACAAGGACAATTGGTTTATACACCCAATAAAGACGTGAATGGGGTAGATACCTTTACGTATCGTGCTAAAGACCCCGCCGGAGCGACTTCGGGTGCTGCAACCGTGACCCTTACTATTCGACCCGTGAATGATCCACCGATTGCTCAGCCCGATCGGTACTCGACAAATGAAGATACGCAAGTTATTCTGAACCTTGTGGCCAATGACTCGGACGTGGATGGGGATGTGTTAACGGTGGGAGTTGTCTCACAACCCACCAATGGAACGTTAGGCTTTGACCAACAAAACAATCGGGTGTATAAACCCAATGCGAACTTCTTTGGGGCTGACCAATTTACTTATCGTGTTACAGACACCAGTGGCGCAACTTCTGTAACGGTCGCGGTGGATATAACGGTTGTCTCTGTAAATGATGCACCAATAGCAAACAACGATGTGTATCAGGCAACCGCAGGCACAACCTTAGACATTCTGACACCGGGCGTTTTGGCCAATGATACAGATGTAGAGCAAACGGTATTGACGGCTGTTCTGGTCACCAATTCGACTACAGGTAATGTGGTTTTACGTCCCGATGGGGGTTTTAGCTTTACAACACCCCTTTCATTCTCCGGTACAGCTATTTTTACCTATCAAGCGCAAGATGCGAATGGTGCAAGATCCAATTCCGCAACTGTTACCCTCCAAGTACAGGCCGCTCAAAACCGTCCACCAAATGCAGTAGATGACAATGTGGTGGTGAATGAAGACACTTTTGTAACGCTCAATTTGTTGGCCAACGATACAGACCCTGAAAACGACGAATTAACCGTTATTGTTCTTTCGCAACCACAACGAGGAATCCTACTTGATCAAGAAGGTTCGTTACGTTATGTGGGAAATACGGACATTAACGGCAGTGACCAATTTACCTACCAAGTCCGAGATGGGGTGGGCAATCTTTCCAATATTGCAACGGTACGAATGACCATCCTACCCGTCAACGATCCACCTAATGCCGTAAATGACGAATCCACCACCGATGAAGATGTAGCGATAGACCTTGCGGTCTTGGGCAATGATGTAGATGTGGATTTGAACGATGTTTTACGTGTGGCAAGTTTTACCAATCCGCCCAATGGTTCGGTGATCGTATTACCTAATGGCGCATTACGCTATACGCCGGTTCGCAACTTTAATGGTCTGGACTTCTTTACGTATGTTGTTCAAGATGCGGCAGGTGAAAGGTCAGGAACGGCGCGTGTGAACCTTGTGGTTCGTCCTGTCAATGATCCGCCAAAGGGGGTGGAAGACACCTACCAAACGGCCTTTAACCAAGCGCTAACCATTGCAAGCCCCGGCGTTTTAGAAAACGATAATGATCCCGATACAGGCGATAAATTGGTGGCCATTTTGGAGCAAAAACCCGAAAGTGGCGATTTTGTCCTTCAGGAAAGTGGGGGGTTCACCTTCACGCCAGCAAAAGACTTTTCTGGAGCCATTACGTTCCGCTATGTCGTTCGGGATGCGGCTGGTGCAAGTTCAACTCCGGTAAATGTCACCATAGACGTAGGTCAAAATCCAAACCGTGCTCCTGTGGCCTTGGACGATCAGTTTACAACATTAGAAGACCAAGCGAGCGATTTTAAGGTATTGGCCAATGACCGTGATCCTAATGGTGATCCTCTGGAGGTGACTTCAATTACCCAGCCCACCAATGGAAGTGTTGTTCAAACACAGAATGGCTTATTACGTTATACGCCAAAGCCGGATTTTAATGGTTCGGATACCTTCGGCTATGTGGCGTCAGATCCGAAGGGTCTTACGTCAAACGCGGCCATCGTTCATGTAAGCGTCACACCCGTCAACGATCCGCCTATTGCCGTCAATGATGCTGCGATAACCGATAAAAACGCTCCGGTGATGATCAATGTCTTGGCCAATGACCGCGATATTGACGGAGACCAGTTAACCTTTGGCGTGATCTTGCAACCAACCAAAGGTACACTTTCTTCAAATACGCAAGGACAATTGGTTTATACCCCGAACCGGAATGTTACCGGAGAAGATGCCTTTACCTATGCTGCGGTAGATCCATCTGGCGCAAAATCCAATACGGCTACAGTCACGCTTAACATTCGTAACAGCAATAGTGCGCCCATAGCAACCGCAGATAGGACACAAACCGCCGAGGATACACCCATAGCTATTTTGGTATTGCAAAACGACAGCGATCCAGACGAGGATGCACTTACTATTCTCCTAGATACATTGCCCACGCATGGTACGGTAGAGGTGCTTAACAGCCAAGTTCAGTATAAACCAAACAAAGATTTTAATGGTTTCGATCAATTCCGTTATCGTGTTCAAGATACCGGAAATTTGTTTTCATTGCCCGTATTGGTTACGGTTGAGGTCACGCCGGTGAATGATGCACCCATTGCACAAACGGATGCGTATGAGGCCGAATTTGCCACACCCATTAATATTCCTGCACCAGGGGTATTGGCCAATGACCGTGATGTGGATGGCGACCCGCTGACGGCTGTTTTGCAAGCCAATGTACCTTCGGGAACCCTTACGCTCTCGCCCGATGGAAGCGTACTTTTTGTGCCTGCGTCTGGCTTCTTTGGGGATATTAACTTCACCTATCGCGCAAAAGATGCAACAGGGGCGTTTTCCGAAACGGTTACGGTGGCACTCTCGATAAAACAAAACCCCAACCGTGCGCCTGTGGCTTTGAACGATGCCGCCGCCACCAATATGAACTTGCCCGTCACCGTAACGGTACTGCAAAATGACCAAGATTTGGACGGTGATCGTCTCTTGGTCACATTGTCAGGGATAGCCGCCTCGAATGGAACCGCAACTGTCAACAGCAATCAAACCATTACGTATGCACCCAATCGGGGTTTTTTAGGTACAGATCGGTTTGAATACACCATTTCGGATGGGAAAGGTGGAAGAGCCTCGGCATTGGTTCAGGTGGAGGTTCAGGCCATCACCTATCGTCTCTTGGAAGTCAATTCTCTTGGTAATGCGGCGCGTGCTTGGGGCATTAATGATGCGGGAGAAATTGTAGGCGTTACCAAAAATGCCAGTGGGCAGGATCGTGCTTTCTTCTGGAATAACAATGGCTTAATCACCATCGGAAATACGGTCGGACAAGCGCTTGGTTTAAGTGAAACAGGCATTATTACGGGTTATATGCGTTCTCCTGCCGGAACTGATGAGGCATTTCTTTGGCGTGCTGCCGAGCCATTGGCGCCCGTACAGTTTCTGGGTCACCTTGGCGGCGGCTTTAGCATTGGTAATGCGGTCTCGAATAGCGGCAAAGTGATTGGCGCTTCGTTTGATAACAACAATCGGATGCAGGCCTTTTCGTTTGCTGGCAAAATGGAAAACCTCCATACCTTCGGCGAAAAACCACAAAGCGAGGCATTCGACATTAACCTTGCCGGAGTGGTTACGGGTCTCATCTATGATGGGACGGGAGCGGCACAAGCCTTCCGTAACCAAACGGTCTTGGCGGGCGATAGTCGGGCGTACCGGATCAATAATTTGGATGTCATTGTGGGGAGCCGACAATCGGGTGAAGTGGTGGAAGCCGTGCGTTGGAATGGAACCACAGCCACCACATTGACCTCCCTTTCCGGTACATTTGCGGAGGCGTATGGCATCAGCGATATGGGATGGATTGTTGGCGCCGGAACGTTAAG